A stretch of the Nicotiana tabacum cultivar K326 chromosome 6, ASM71507v2, whole genome shotgun sequence genome encodes the following:
- the LOC142181863 gene encoding uncharacterized protein LOC142181863 has protein sequence MTTDRLANWGVQANTSCCLCNEIVESHAHLFGECKFTNIVWGRLMQWIQINVSPSLSYTQKMTWIIKQAKGRSCKAKIVKIVYSEHIHGIWMEKNNRIFGETMKTAEQVTREITCVCNIRAKGGMREKMQQLMY, from the coding sequence ATGACAACAGATAGGCTTGCTAACTGGGGAGTCCAAGCAAACACAAGTTGTTGCTTGTGTAATGAAATAGTTGAGTCACATGCACATTTGTTTGGTGAATGCAAATTCACTAACATAGTATGGGGAAGGCTTATGCAATGGATTCAAATCAATGTGAGTCCATCACTGTCATACACACAGAAGATGACATGGATAATAAAGCAAGCCAAAGGGAGATCATGCAAAGCAAAAATTGTGAAAATAGTATACTCTGAGCATATACATGGGATATGGATGGAGAAAAACAACAGAATTTTTGGAGAGACAATGAAGACTGCAGAACAAGTGACAAGGGAAATAACATGCGTTTGCAACATAAGAGCTAAAGGAGGAATGAGGGAGAAGATGCAGCAGCTTATGTATTGA